Below is a genomic region from Anabas testudineus chromosome 13, fAnaTes1.2, whole genome shotgun sequence.
tgtgtttgtccaatgacagcactgaaatgacaaacagcagcatctccaGGTAGAGGTAAGACAAAAACTGCCTCTATTGGTTTGTCCTCCTTGTTCTCATAGAGCAGAGTGGAGACCACTGTAGCCACATGGTCCCTgacctccagctccacctcgatgctcttcagaggaactgaccgagaaacaaataaaaagacagcaCATAAATACAGGGTGGGAACTTCTGTGTATTCAGTgggtaaaacaataaaactgtatcTAAACATGTCTAATGGATAAATGGGACAATAATAACATAAGTGATTTCTCTAATAGTTCTGTACCTGGTTCCTTCTCAGGAGTTAGAAGACCACAGCAGTTCATCCTCGTatctgtgcagaaaaaaaatttaTTGTTTTAGGATTTACTGCTGTGATGAATAGTAGTTATAGCCATTGTACAgtgtattctgtatttttattgatCAGATCCTAGAAAGGGAACTTATCCACAGACATGTTAGTCCCAGGACGTGGTTGAAGTGtttggcactttacagtgttgggGCGGAGCTGAACGAAGCAACCAATCACGGTGAGGTATATGGGTCTCGGGGGCGGGACACAGCTTAaaccaatcagagaaacatttctgaatgagtgacagcagcgttgccatggagagttaCGTCATGGAGCGATACCTGTCCTTCGGCAATAGCAGTCCCCGGTAACCCGGACCAATTATAGGGTCGCACCGTTATTTGTGGgtcattcttttttatttgcatcgcgctatttgcagtttttgagaGAATTGACCCCCAGCTTCCCTGAGCTGAACTTCAAAAAGTCCGAGGacaggtccagacttactgatgatcatcttcaaaccatactgagggtctcagctgcttcctccctcaagaCAAATGTGACTCGACTaagggagaggaagagctgaacagttgatgttcttcaatgttccCTTCATGTTCAGGAGAAGGTTAAAAAAccttaatacagacatttgaatctgaataTAGCAGATATAGAAGACTAAAGAAACCACATATATAAGACTAGAggatctaattattattattttcatgattattgttattcttttatttatttattaatgatttattttcttatccatttattttgtattaaaaaaaataaaaataaagagatttgagaagatagtattttttttaaacaaaactttgACTCTGCCTCCCGCGGCCCCCAGGTGAATagagtttgagacccctgctcTATGGGATATGATCACACTTCACTTTCAGGATCCTCAGTATTACAACTTTCTCATTATTCTGACACCTCACGTCTGTTGTCATGAATAACTTCCTAAAGGGCTGACAACACACTAACAAAcatccaaaacattttttttttaatttgctgcgTCACTTTCCAgctttcagtttagtttttgtaCTTATGAATACATCTAGACCTCTGTTGACTTCAGATTTACTGACACAAAATGAGCTGCATTTCCCACTCTGACGGGAAATTGGAGATGAAAATAGAAATGAGGGCAGGACGCAACTTGACTCTTTGCTGCAGAGTTTaatgttgtcattattattcttcaaaataaacacagtgaaggAAAACTTACCTCTGATGATACACGTTTAATGTCCTGGACAGATTTACTGCAGCGGAATCCTCCAAATATGCAGAGAGACAACTGGAGGTTTATGAAGCATGAAGACTTTAAGGAGACGGAGCAGTCGAACAGGCCAAGCCCACAGGGTATGTTCGATTTTATTCACAGAAGAACACCGGGCGGGTGGAGCTTCAACGTGTGCACTGTTACTGTGACTCTTCCTGCTGATAGACACGACATGAAATTACGAAAACACACCAGTGACCACTTTCAACTTGTCAACAAGATAAGTTTAGCTACTTTTCTAATATTTGCTAGGTCTTTAAGTTCTAACTTTTTATCCTGGTTATGAATTATCCAGTGTACAGGTTGGAAATGTTTGCtgttcagaaacacaaataGGAAAACATAATAGTTTCAGCACGAGCTTTGTACCTGGAGTCACAGTCTTGAccacacaataaataaatcagttattaatttaaaaataatgtaaaaatacaattattagGCCagaagatacaaacacacacaaagacactcaatggaaacaaaaaacacaaaagaagaaggATTTTATTGTTACAAAGTTTTTATTATGGTGTAATCAATACTGACAATGGTCCAGAAATGTCAGGTGGAGCAGGTGGTCCACAAACTGAAGGGTTGGTTGTTCAACACCTCAACTTCTCCTGATCACAGGCGTCTTTGGACACCAAGTAGAACCACCttgaacagcagctgtcaacAACAAGTCCCCCCTGGGTTCAACAGAGTGTTTCAGAATCAGAAAAGTTGTAAATCTGCTCCTGTGGACCAGCGTGGAAAACGAAGTGTTGAGTTTGTGTATTATCTCTGCTTATTTGTATATAATGTAGTTCAGGGTGCAGAGgaaattttttttataaaaagcaTCATTAACATATCACAGAAGAACAGTTTTTTTATCCTGTTACCCAGCTATCCCTAGATCAGTGAGGCACAGTGCAATTAAATCAAGGTACGTACTATTACAGGTACATAAGGCAACATGTGAAATGCATATTAAAGGTTGTAGGATGTAGTCTGGGTTTGTGTGGAAGTCCTGGAGGAGAATGAAGACTTTAGAGCCCCAATGAATCTTTCTCCACGCTGCAGCCTAACACTTCATTTCCAGCTTCCACACACTCTGTCACACATGGTGCTGAGAAAAAAGACACCACAACCAATCATCATGAAACAGCTGCTAAAGCACACACTGctaaaaacagatcaaaacTTATTGTTACCGTGCTGAGCATGAATCCATGACACTGCCTTCATAGCCAGAAGCTCCCACTCTTCCTTAGCATCTGTCTTAAAACCATGAAGCCAGATCAGAGCCAGAATGGTGGCCCACACTTCCTGGTTGACCTAATTCACCAAATCAAAGTGGAaccagaaaaaacagaaaaaaacataagaattaacaaaaacagatgGTATCTTAATAGAAGTTGTGAAGGAATGGGGTTGGAGGATCACGTGCaagatgaggaggagacagagtctGGCCTGATGAGAACTTACAGGCCCTATGTGCTGTAGGATTAGATCTCTAGATCTCTGATCTATGAATTTCTATGATCATGTTCATATTTACTATAGTTAAATATtgatattaaatgtaaatattagaACTAATGTCCATTATATCATTTCTAAATCAATATACATCATGCAAGTATTTTAAAGTCCCACTGttcattgttatttatttattattttagactttGACCCACAGATGCAGGCTTTggcttctccacctcctcactgGTCTTTCCCAGTGCAGCAGCCAGAGCTGCATCTAGCAGCCAGCAGCCCGACGCCTTCTGGAGGGACACCAACTGAAGCAAAGGGTCTCTGAGGGGCTGCTCAGGCAAACAGGTTTCTGAAAAGAGAATAGCAAAGATGAAACAATCACTGTACATCATTTTACTGCTATGATTCCTTATagtttttttctcttacttTCCAAGTACCTAAAAGTAGCCAGCTGTAGCCAGCTTACATTCTTATCTGTCAGGTGACAGATAACATATATGTTAGAAATATGTTATCATAGGATAGTTTTAAAACCTATATGTTTGTAGGTACATTAGATGTTAACATTGGACTACTGCACATGAACTTTGATATCACATGTCTACAACCTGCATTACTAACAAATACTGTACCATTTAGCTTTGGAGACCTCTTGGAAATGCAACGATCAGGCTGCAGAGATGTTTCTCGTCGCTTCCAGAAAGCACCTACCCTCTTCTTAATATTAGAGAAAAAGCTTGTGTTCCTGGAAGACTTAGGCTTGCTTGAAAAAACTGTTGAGCgaccagagaaaacaaaacccCACACGGTGAAGCTTATGCCCGCTTCAACTAGCACAAGATTAAATACAATTTGACTTGTTGTTACCTATTTAATAAAATAGTCCACTTAAGAAAAGATCCACCTTATTTTAGCATGTTTCTATAGAAAGCTTATAAAGTCTTGGCCTGTTTTTAGTAACTGTAAAGCGTTACTTACGACTCAAGGTGCATCCCAATTGAGAGTCAGCCTTCAAAGCCATCAGCTGATTATAGCttactggggaaaaaaagactaTGAGGTCAAGATATTACATCACATTTAGTAAAcactgtttaaatgttaatgatttgttaAATAGTTTATCTTGGATATTAAaatttatgaaaaaaatatatttaaaatgtaaaaaaatgtgtattCTTGACATAGAAACATACAGAGGTTCTGAATTATGGCATAGAATACGttgttaataaattaataattaattaataaattgttGCTGGTGCCACTCTGCCACAGGATCTTTAGAGTACACTAGAAGTATACAAATATGCTCAACACTCAATGTAATGCTTACATGTACTTACATTGTTGACCACAGGCATACATCATCACtttaagagaaaaagaaaacaggtaaATACAACtatataattaataaacaaaacataaatacatcagTGTCTGATGATATCAGAATTACTTGCAAGCAGTAGTGTGAAAATTAAGTTAAGatgttacagtatttaaaagcatatcaaaacacacacacacacacacacacacacacacacacacacacacacacacagggctgtGATTAGAggcacacagatacacactgtATGCACAGAATAAATACTGTGTTCTAATCTAGaaattaagtaaataataaaaaaaacaaatgtattaataaaaaaatgtttaaacttacttacttacttagaTACTGTAAATCATTAATAACTTTTACACAGTTAAAGAAGCACAACACCATATTTGCAGTATGTAGCATTAACATTATCATTGTGATATGATCACCTGTAATCAGCTATATTAATTTGAAGAGTCTTTAAATAACCTTTGGAAAAATACTCACTAGATGCTGGAATATTTATGCGCACCAGAGGTCCTTGAATCTCTTTGCCATCACTTTTGTTGACAGCAATGAAGGCAGTGAAGGAGCTACTCACTCCTGATTGGACGCTGAGCTCCACCACCTTCTCCTTCAACCCCCCATCCTgctgtcctctgtgttctctctcctccatctccagaGAGCGAATAAGAGTCTGTGCACCCAACCTGTGGACCGTTAATCTGCAGACAGGAATAAACAGAGTTAAAGATTCATATGAATAAGAAACAGGGAACAGttcaccctggacaggtcataAACTGTCCACATTGATAACAAGTACAGAAAGACTGTTAGTGGGAGAAAGCAAGAGCACCCAGAGGGGCTTATTCACACAAAAGGACACATGAGAGGTTGCAGGTCTTGTTGAAGGTTGAAACTATAAATATGAAAGAAATATTCTTTATTACACAGAggcagtttttaattttaattcttaACACCCAGTGCATAGTGATTGACCAAAGCATGTCTTACCCAGTGtcctctgcaggtttcagaCTGAAACAGAGCTGGTTCTGAGAGTGATGACCTGCCAGGCTGTACTTCACGGTCACACAGCCCTCTACTGCTTCTGAACTCTGACAGATCAGTACAGTAGTAGAAACCATGTAAATTAGTGTAATCATACATGTGAGGAACATAAacttatacagtacatacagtataaaacagtgCCACTCCTACCTGTCCAGAGATCTGGGCATAAatcagtgacctctgaccctgaaAAAGTGCTGTGAGTGGTGGAGAgaggacagtgacagagactCCTTTTGGTAAATCCCATGTGACTGAGACATCCTGCACAGCTGGCTGCAGAGCAAATCTCAGCGACTGCATCACCTGATCAGCAAAAACGTAACTAAGTTGAATTCAATTGATTTAACTTTACAACTTGTTGAGCTGAATGTCTTTCTTACTTTGGGTTGCATCCTGTCAGCCCCAGTGATGAACTGAGCATGACCTCCTCCTTCTTTGGCCAAACCATTAATAAGTGCAGTGCTGGCCCCTTCCCCAATCCCAAAGGAGAAACACCTACAATAcagttgttattttttgtttgtttgtttttgttgacaaaGGGAATATGACacattgtattttgtatatGGTGGGAATAGTGagtgtatttgttgtgttttcgtAGTTTCACCTGTGAGAACCTGAATTCTTCTTCACCAGATTTATAACTTCCTTGGTGTTTTCCACTTCGCCATCAGTAAAGACAAATAGCTATGGAGAAAGGTTTATTAATACTGCAAGTGACATAATGTAACACCCAGAAATGCTGTGTTAGATAGGGGTTTCATTAGTATAACAGAAAAGTAGAACATAGACAGTAATTACAATCCTTCCTGTGCAAGTGTTATGGTGATGTCAAGATAGGAGGAGTATAGTTAATGCTGGTGAATTTCtctatttttgttattgtcaataAATATCATACATACACTAAAGCCAACAATGAATTCCATTTAGTGCCCATAGATAATCCATAACTTGATTTATGCTCATTCATCTGTGCCACATACTTCCATTGTGGTCCAAAAACTGTTTAAACTCTTGACTGATGAAACACTGCGGTGTTCGATTCCTCATTTTCAATTGTCAACATTTCTATATGCTGTTTGCAGCATGACAATGTATATAATACTCCAGCTCAGACAAATATGCATCTAGGAGTCCATAATATCTGACGATCCAAAGATTTGGCACCTGAACAGCTGATGCTTGCTTACAGAAATCGTGTTCGGTGGACATTCTCGAtcttatataaatataaagttgaAAAAAATCGTCttcattatcatttaaaatgagGAAAATATCAAACTTTTGCGGCAATAAAGTGTTAATGACATATTTCTTGTACACAAGGTTTGCtatgtctctgtatgtgtgagtgtagtacttgtctttgtatttgttagTCAATTACTTGTCTTGGTTGATTGGGAATGCAGGGCTGGCTGTAAATGTGTTCGAGGGGCTCAAGGATCTCAGTTCCTCCCAGATTAGCGGTCATCTCCTCAACTTTCTTCAGAGCCTCCTCCATCATCTTTTCACTGTACTCCACACttttactgtcatcagaaatacacatttgaagCATGACAGGTGATGACACATTATACAGTGCTACCAACTATTTCACAATTTGGTACATTCATGTTCAcgttaaaataatgaatttcctccaaattctacaaacaatactcCATAATGACAATGTAAAAGAAGCTTGTTTGAAATCTTtacaaatttattaaaaataaaaaaatttaaaaatcacatgtacataagtattccCAGTCTTtgcttaatattttgttgaagCGCTTACGGTCTCAAGTCCGTTTGTCTGAGTATGATGCTTCAAGCTTGACACACCTATTTTGGGAGGCTTCCCCTATTCTTCTTTGCAATATCTCTCATGCTCCATTAGGTTGGATGGGGATCGTCTGTGCACAGCCAAAATCTCCACACAGCATGGTcctgcttcactgtagggatggtattggtGGTGAGCTGGTTTCATAGGAGagtttaatctttgtttcatgtttttttgcagacCAGATAATTTTGTTCTCATTGTTTGGGAGTCCCTCAGGTGccttttggcaaactccagACAGGCTGTAATAGGCCCTTTAATGAGTAGTGGTTTCCttctggccactctaccatacaAGCCCGATTGGTGTAGTGCTGCAGAAGTGGTTGTTCCTCTGGAAGGTTCtcttctctccacagagaaacactggagctcCTTCCGAGTGACCATACGGTTCTAAGACGCTTCTCTCTTGATCCCTCAGTTTCGCCAGGCGGCACACTCTAGGAAGAGTCCCGGTGGTTCTCAGCGGATGAAGGAGGCTACTGTGCTCAGTGGGACCTTTAATGCTGCAGAATTTTTTCTGTAAGCTTCCCAGATCTGTACCTCAATACAATCCTGTGTCATGATCCTacagggcttcctgtcctgcttttagtttggtggctgacttcctgtttttctttcctgttgctggcagcttgtTTCTAATTGTCCAATCTCTTTCAGCTGTGCTCATTGatttcacctggtgccagctcTCTTTATATTCTGAAtcttcccctgagagagctgccagattgtcctgaccctgtgttttGACTTTCCAGCATTTCTAGTTACCTTGTTTGCTTATGTGTTACAGACCGGGCCGTATTCTTGAAGCTGAGCTTTGCCTGTTCCTTAGAAAGCCCGTGTattgattctctttgcctttcctggttttggacccctgctctcgtttggacctgctctccagctcttgccCCTGTCTACAATACTGACTGAGGACGACTGTTGTGAGTCTGCAATCAGACTCCTACCcatacattcataatctataataaagagcttgttcaaccacgaattctggtactggcattttatttgggttcaacatccctcgCGGCGGGTGGTTTCACTCGCTGCTGACATCTTGTCttggaggtctacagacaattccttggacttcagGGTTTGGTTtctgctctgacatgcactgttaactgtgggaccttattTAGACAGGTGTATGTTTTTTCCAAATCACATCCGGACAACTACAGTAAATCTTTcaggtggactccaatcaaGTTGCCGAAACTTCTCGAGGATGGTcggtggaaacaggatgcaccagagctcaattttgagtgtctgttgcaaagactgtgaattcctatgtacatgtgattttttttttttagttttttttgtgaaatttaatttcctgaaaaaaaaaaaaagtatttaatcCATGTTGGAATAAGACttcaacataataaaatgtggaaaaagaagttctgtgaatactttctggatgcattgtaaattaatattttttacttttaaataaaaaatgcatacTCCCCAGCATTGCACATTAGACAGGAGGCTGACACTTGGCATGAGGCAAAACGATGACGAAATGAGTGACTCACGGAAAGACGTGTTCATATGTGGATCCAAAACTGTAGATGTTGAAATAGCAGCCCATTGGTAAACTCTTCAACAGGAGCAATAGTGTGTCCTTGGAGAAGGGGATAAAAGATAGTGAAGGGCTCTATGCAAGAGAGACAGTAATTATTCTATGGCAAAGTTAACAGTTGTTCTTACCCTGGCACTACTAATGCGACTTTCTCCCTGCTTGCTACCACTGGTATGAAAATCCATACTCCCAGATCGATccagtaaaaatataatttctccACATGATGTGACTGAAGACATCACAGCTGGAGGGAACTCAGGATACAAGCTTAGCATCAACATTTGATCACCCATCAGAGTGCCTAAAACACAccgagacaaaaaaaaaaaaatcacaacgTTGCACTTTATTGCAACAAATGCAATTAATATGTTGTTATGATGTGTTTCTGAAACCAAATGACTTGTCTTAAATGTAACTGCTTAGTATAAAGGCTATGAAAATTAT
It encodes:
- the LOC113148437 gene encoding von Willebrand factor A domain-containing protein 5A-like isoform X2 codes for the protein MSCCGLLTAEKEPVPLKSIEVELEVRDHVATLVSTLLYENKEDKPIEAVFVFPLPGDAAVCHFSAVIGQTQIVAEVKEKQQAREEYDDALSSGQQAFLLEESDQSPDIFSLSVGSLPPGESASIRLEYVTELAVQADDGLRFCLPAVLNPRYQPQGSEGASVQVTSVPASLVPYSLSFSARVSCPRPISKVESSSSLDPLQYLNAEKTQATVKLAAGHKFDRDVELLIYYTDAHQPTAVVEAGQASAKPGTLMGDQMLMLSLYPEFPPAVMSSVTSCGEIIFLLDRSGSMDFHTSGSKQGESRISSARDTLLLLLKSLPMGCYFNIYSFGSTYEHVFPKSVEYSEKMMEEALKKVEEMTANLGGTEILEPLEHIYSQPCIPNQPRQLFVFTDGEVENTKEVINLVKKNSGSHRCFSFGIGEGASTALINGLAKEGGGHAQFITGADRMQPKVMQSLRFALQPAVQDVSVTWDLPKGVSVTVLSPPLTALFQGQRSLIYAQISGQSSEAVEGCVTVKYSLAGHHSQNQLCFSLKPAEDTGLTVHRLGAQTLIRSLEMEEREHRGQQDGGLKEKVVELSVQSGVSSSFTAFIAVNKSDGKEIQGPLVRINIPASMMMYACGQQLSYNQLMALKADSQLGCTLSLFSSKPKSSRNTSFFSNIKKRVGAFWKRRETSLQPDRCISKRSPKLNETCLPEQPLRDPLLQLVSLQKASGCWLLDAALAAALGKTSEEVEKPKPASVNQEVWATILALIWLHGFKTDAKEEWELLAMKAVSWIHAQHAPCVTECVEAGNEVLGCSVEKDSLGL